A single genomic interval of Zunongwangia sp. HGR-M22 harbors:
- a CDS encoding uroporphyrinogen-III synthase, which translates to MATVLSTKKLSVSQKQLLLGAKIGLVEYNAIKIEFIPFSFNFKLVKNAIITSKNAFKAIQDKVKVEKAFVVGTKTANLLQENDIEITEVADNASALAKKIIENHQNKHFVFFCGNKRRDELQIQLNKNEISFEEIQVYKTKLNYAEFHQEFDGILFFSPSGVESYFSKNKIKTTTAFCIGTTTANSAKNYTENIIMATQPSIENVIVQVVKTFNKNEISNS; encoded by the coding sequence ATGGCCACTGTACTTTCCACAAAAAAACTTAGCGTTTCGCAAAAGCAATTATTGCTTGGTGCTAAAATTGGTTTGGTGGAATACAACGCCATAAAAATAGAATTTATCCCTTTTTCATTTAATTTTAAACTAGTAAAAAATGCTATTATCACTAGTAAAAATGCTTTCAAAGCGATTCAAGATAAAGTGAAAGTAGAAAAAGCATTTGTGGTAGGTACTAAAACCGCTAATTTACTTCAGGAAAATGATATCGAGATTACTGAAGTTGCGGATAATGCTTCAGCATTAGCAAAAAAAATCATCGAAAATCATCAAAATAAGCACTTTGTTTTTTTCTGCGGAAATAAACGCCGAGATGAATTGCAAATTCAACTAAACAAAAATGAAATTTCTTTTGAAGAAATTCAGGTATATAAAACCAAACTGAATTATGCTGAATTTCACCAAGAATTTGATGGAATCTTATTCTTTAGTCCAAGCGGAGTAGAAAGTTATTTCAGCAAAAATAAAATTAAAACCACTACGGCATTTTGTATTGGTACCACTACAGCAAATTCAGCAAAAAATTATACTGAAAATATTATAATGGCTACCCAACCTAGTATAGAAAATGTAATCGTGCAGGTAGTAAAAACATTCAATAAAAATGAAATCTCTAATTCCTGA
- a CDS encoding ThuA domain-containing protein, producing the protein MKRIHLLFLLLFLGGSVLYAQQNLLIFYKTEGFKHESIPTGIKALKEIAEENTWVVTATDNAEVFVSELSKIDLVIFLSTTGNVFNESQEKEFRNYIEKGGSFFGIHAATDTEFDWPWYGKFIGAYFESHPHIQQAKINIEKPNHPTVAHLPEHWTRTDEWYNFKNINPEIQVLLTLDESSYEGGKNGYDHPIAWFQKFEGGGKMVYIAGGHTKESYHEAFFREHLERCIKYLLD; encoded by the coding sequence ATGAAACGAATTCACTTATTATTTCTACTGTTATTTTTGGGAGGTAGCGTGCTTTATGCGCAGCAAAATCTCTTGATTTTTTATAAAACGGAAGGTTTTAAGCACGAATCAATTCCTACTGGAATCAAAGCTTTAAAAGAAATTGCTGAAGAAAATACCTGGGTGGTTACTGCTACCGATAATGCAGAAGTTTTTGTTTCAGAATTGTCAAAAATCGATCTTGTTATATTTCTAAGTACAACGGGTAATGTTTTTAACGAATCTCAGGAAAAGGAGTTCAGAAATTATATTGAGAAGGGTGGGAGTTTCTTCGGAATTCACGCCGCAACAGATACTGAATTTGACTGGCCGTGGTATGGAAAGTTTATAGGCGCGTATTTTGAAAGTCATCCACATATTCAGCAAGCAAAAATCAATATTGAAAAGCCAAACCATCCTACGGTCGCTCATCTTCCTGAACACTGGACTCGAACAGACGAATGGTATAATTTTAAAAATATAAACCCTGAAATTCAGGTATTATTAACTTTAGACGAATCTTCATACGAAGGTGGAAAAAATGGATATGATCACCCTATCGCCTGGTTTCAGAAATTTGAGGGTGGCGGTAAAATGGTTTATATTGCCGGAGGTCACACCAAAGAATCCTATCACGAAGCTTTTTTTCGAGAACATTTAGAACGATGTATTAAATATTTGCTCGATTAG
- the hemH gene encoding ferrochelatase — MSKGVLLVNLGSPESTDPKDVKKYLGEFLMDGRVIDLPYFFRALLVKGIILNTRPKKSAAAYQKIWWEEGSPLIVLSERLQKKVDDQTAVPIALAMRYGTPSIYDGLKELKDQGVDEVLLFPLYPQFAMATTETILVLAEELRQKHFPEMQFTSVPAFYNHPDYVRVLANSIQEKLNGLDIEHLLFSYHGVPERHIRKSDITSSHCKIDGSCCQTASSAHQFCYRHQCYETTRLVAEYLQLKKDSYSVSFQSRLGFDPWLKPYTDRTIERFGKQGIKKMAVVTPAFVSDCLETLEEIAMEGEEIFHEVGGKEFTVVPCLNDREEWVKMLSRWVDEWAHQKPVEA; from the coding sequence ATGAGCAAAGGTGTATTACTTGTTAACTTAGGATCTCCAGAAAGTACAGATCCAAAAGATGTTAAAAAATATTTAGGTGAATTTTTAATGGATGGTCGTGTAATTGATCTTCCTTATTTTTTTCGTGCTTTATTGGTTAAGGGAATTATCCTGAATACCAGACCTAAAAAATCTGCAGCTGCATATCAAAAAATATGGTGGGAAGAAGGTTCGCCTTTAATTGTTCTTTCAGAAAGATTGCAGAAGAAAGTAGACGATCAAACTGCGGTACCAATTGCTCTTGCAATGCGTTACGGCACACCAAGCATTTATGATGGTTTAAAAGAACTGAAAGATCAGGGAGTAGATGAGGTATTGCTTTTTCCATTGTATCCTCAATTCGCAATGGCTACAACAGAAACTATTTTGGTTTTGGCTGAAGAATTGCGTCAAAAACATTTCCCGGAAATGCAGTTTACCTCGGTTCCTGCATTTTATAATCATCCAGATTATGTTCGGGTTTTGGCCAATAGCATTCAGGAAAAATTAAATGGTTTGGATATCGAACACTTACTCTTCTCATACCATGGTGTTCCAGAACGCCATATTCGTAAAAGTGATATTACAAGCTCACACTGTAAAATAGATGGTAGTTGCTGCCAAACAGCATCTTCAGCACATCAATTCTGTTATCGCCACCAATGCTATGAAACTACACGATTAGTGGCCGAATATCTTCAGCTTAAAAAAGATTCTTATAGTGTTAGTTTCCAGTCGCGTTTAGGATTTGATCCTTGGTTAAAACCGTATACCGATCGAACTATCGAGCGTTTCGGAAAACAAGGAATTAAGAAAATGGCGGTGGTAACTCCGGCTTTCGTTTCCGATTGTTTAGAAACATTAGAAGAAATAGCGATGGAAGGAGAAGAGATCTTCCATGAAGTTGGCGGAAAAGAATTTACCGTGGTACCATGTTTAAACGATCGGGAAGAATGGGTCAAAATGCTTTCACGCTGGGTAGACGAATGGGCGCATCAAAAACCGGTTGAAGCATAA
- a CDS encoding AraC family transcriptional regulator → MEEGKNIAISLSEETKVEEGFHIIKFQNETADSQTIEREIDSSFIQFHFNVKGDSKFIFNEGRYELPLAEEKSLLLYNPQQNLPLNVALGPKSWLVTLVISIKKFHALFSEEADYITFLSTDNKDKKYYKDSPISPSMAIVLNQVMNFNLTPTIKSLYFKAKSYELLSLYFNRAEDANVEQCPFLSDEENILKIRKAKDIVISRMAEPPSLQELSDEINLSLKKLKEGFKQIYGDSVYSFLFDYKMEYARKLLDSGEYNVNEVGLKVGYSTASHFIAAFKKKFGTTPKKYVMSLPAAH, encoded by the coding sequence ATGGAAGAAGGAAAAAATATCGCTATAAGTTTATCTGAAGAGACTAAAGTAGAAGAAGGATTTCATATTATAAAGTTTCAAAATGAAACAGCTGATAGCCAGACTATTGAGCGTGAAATTGATAGTAGTTTTATACAATTTCACTTTAATGTAAAAGGTGATAGTAAGTTTATTTTTAATGAGGGGCGTTACGAATTACCTTTGGCCGAAGAGAAATCCTTGTTATTATACAATCCGCAGCAAAATTTGCCGCTTAATGTTGCTTTAGGACCCAAATCTTGGTTGGTCACTTTGGTGATTTCGATTAAGAAATTTCATGCCTTATTTTCTGAGGAAGCCGATTATATCACTTTTCTAAGTACCGATAATAAAGACAAAAAATACTACAAAGATTCACCAATATCACCATCTATGGCAATCGTGCTTAACCAGGTGATGAATTTCAATTTAACACCTACTATTAAAAGTCTGTATTTTAAGGCTAAATCTTACGAGTTGTTAAGTCTTTATTTTAATAGGGCAGAAGATGCTAATGTGGAACAATGTCCTTTTTTGAGTGATGAAGAAAATATCCTAAAAATTAGAAAAGCCAAAGACATTGTGATTTCCAGAATGGCCGAGCCGCCTTCGCTTCAGGAGCTATCAGATGAGATCAATCTAAGTTTAAAGAAACTAAAAGAAGGCTTTAAGCAAATTTATGGCGACTCGGTGTATAGTTTTCTTTTTGATTATAAAATGGAATATGCGCGTAAATTATTGGATAGTGGTGAATATAATGTGAACGAAGTTGGTTTAAAAGTAGGGTATAGCACAGCCAGCCATTTTATAGCAGCTTTTAAGAAAAAATTCGGCACAACACCCAAAAAGTACGTCATGTCTTTACCGGCGGCGCACTAA
- a CDS encoding DUF6973 domain-containing protein: MAIGARIQQLNFKEIFILLKLFLPKPSYIFPIYKATRETLKSCDRLFGKKHYSDTKENAFRHAYWNFLIAEKLFRKNFSIEESINWTKKITDLHERLAPNKALARAMDLHNNAVGRNIFSNNPEENIVKKFQDLMNSAIKIKDPDLSKLDKNKLVFIEN, from the coding sequence ATGGCAATTGGGGCGAGAATACAACAGCTTAATTTTAAAGAAATTTTTATTCTGCTGAAGTTATTTTTGCCCAAACCATCATATATTTTTCCAATATATAAAGCTACCCGAGAAACTTTAAAATCTTGCGATCGGCTTTTTGGAAAAAAACATTATAGCGATACCAAAGAAAACGCGTTTAGACATGCCTATTGGAATTTTCTTATTGCTGAAAAACTTTTCAGAAAAAACTTTTCGATTGAAGAGTCGATAAACTGGACCAAGAAAATTACCGATCTTCATGAGCGTTTGGCTCCAAATAAAGCACTAGCACGAGCAATGGATCTTCATAATAATGCAGTGGGACGAAACATCTTCAGCAATAATCCAGAAGAAAATATCGTTAAAAAATTTCAAGATTTAATGAATTCCGCAATAAAAATTAAAGATCCAGATCTATCGAAATTAGATAAAAATAAACTCGTTTTTATAGAAAACTAG
- the hemC gene encoding hydroxymethylbilane synthase has translation MNKVIRIGTRDSELALWQAKTVQSALEKLGHQTELVPVKSTGDLNLDVPLYEMGITGIFTKTLDVAMLTGKVDIAVHSMKDVPTALPKGIVEAAVLKRANTSDILIHKGTDFLDGNGTIATGSLRRKSQWLHRYPNHQVVDLRGNVNTRMQKLEDNDWNGAIFAAAGLERIEIKPDNFINLDWMIPAPAQGAMLIVALEKDEFTRKAIGALNHYQTDLEVHVEREFLRTLEGGCTAPIGGLAKIDNDKILHFKAALLSLDGTQKIEVEKRIAAENVEGFGKFCAEEILAKGGAELMKQIKEVLN, from the coding sequence ATGAATAAAGTGATACGTATAGGAACACGAGACAGCGAGCTGGCTTTGTGGCAGGCAAAAACTGTACAATCGGCACTAGAAAAGCTAGGCCACCAAACCGAACTTGTTCCCGTAAAATCTACCGGAGATCTAAATCTGGATGTTCCGCTTTACGAAATGGGAATCACCGGGATTTTTACTAAAACTTTAGATGTTGCCATGCTTACCGGCAAAGTAGATATCGCAGTACATTCTATGAAAGACGTCCCTACAGCATTACCAAAAGGAATTGTTGAAGCGGCTGTTTTAAAACGTGCAAACACTAGTGATATACTTATTCATAAAGGTACCGATTTTTTAGATGGCAACGGAACAATTGCTACCGGAAGCCTGCGCAGAAAATCGCAATGGCTACATCGCTATCCAAATCACCAGGTAGTAGATCTTCGCGGAAATGTGAATACCAGAATGCAGAAGCTGGAAGATAATGACTGGAACGGAGCTATTTTCGCCGCTGCTGGTTTAGAAAGAATCGAAATAAAACCTGATAATTTTATCAATCTCGATTGGATGATCCCAGCACCTGCACAGGGAGCAATGCTAATCGTTGCTTTAGAGAAAGATGAATTTACCAGAAAAGCAATTGGTGCATTAAATCATTATCAAACAGATCTTGAGGTACATGTAGAACGAGAGTTCTTAAGAACTTTAGAGGGAGGCTGTACAGCACCTATTGGCGGGTTGGCAAAAATCGACAATGATAAGATTTTACATTTTAAAGCCGCTCTTTTAAGTTTAGATGGAACACAAAAAATTGAAGTAGAAAAGAGGATCGCTGCCGAAAATGTTGAGGGATTCGGAAAATTTTGTGCCGAAGAAATTCTTGCCAAAGGTGGCGCTGAATTGATGAAACAAATCAAGGAAGTTTTAAATTAA
- the hemA gene encoding glutamyl-tRNA reductase, which produces MESLISKGRHFYTIGLSYKKADAEIRGHFSLTEEAKSKILIQAKREGIDGVLLTSTCNRTEIYGFAEHPFQLIKLLCEHTHGTVEEFEKVAYVYKSKQAISHLFRVGTGLDSQILGDFEIISQIKLAFAQSKKVGLANAFTERLVNAVIQASKRIKNETEISSGATSVSFASVQYILQNIEDVSNKNILLFGTGKIGRNTCENLIKHTQNKHITLINRTKDKAEKIAGKFSLTVKDYADLQAEIRNTDVLIVATGAQNPTISKELLYCKKDLLILDLSIPKNVAEDVEELDNVKLVHLDHLSQITDETLQRRKKFIPEAEIIIAEVQAEFCKWLETRKFAPTIKALKKKLRMMKDAELDFQRKKIEDFNDEQAEIVSNRIIQKIMKQFANHLKEDSNTTDESLELIQKVFQLEEQAR; this is translated from the coding sequence ATGGAAAGTTTAATTTCTAAAGGCAGACATTTTTATACTATTGGTTTAAGCTACAAAAAAGCAGATGCCGAAATTAGAGGACATTTTAGTCTTACTGAAGAAGCAAAATCTAAAATACTAATCCAGGCAAAGCGAGAAGGCATCGATGGTGTTTTACTTACTTCTACTTGCAACCGAACTGAGATTTATGGATTTGCAGAGCATCCATTTCAGCTTATAAAACTTCTTTGTGAGCATACACACGGTACGGTAGAAGAGTTTGAAAAAGTAGCTTATGTTTATAAAAGTAAACAAGCCATTTCACATTTATTTCGTGTAGGTACTGGCTTAGACAGCCAAATTCTTGGAGATTTTGAAATTATTAGCCAAATAAAACTGGCTTTTGCGCAGTCTAAAAAAGTGGGATTAGCCAATGCTTTTACAGAGCGTTTGGTAAATGCAGTAATCCAGGCGAGCAAGCGAATTAAAAATGAAACCGAAATATCTTCAGGAGCCACTTCTGTCTCTTTTGCTTCCGTTCAGTATATTTTACAAAATATAGAAGATGTTTCTAACAAAAATATTTTGCTCTTCGGAACTGGTAAAATTGGAAGAAATACTTGCGAAAATTTAATTAAGCACACCCAGAATAAACATATTACTTTAATTAACCGAACGAAAGATAAGGCTGAAAAAATTGCCGGAAAATTTAGTTTAACGGTTAAAGATTATGCCGATCTACAAGCAGAGATTAGAAATACAGATGTTCTAATTGTGGCTACCGGTGCACAAAATCCAACCATTAGCAAAGAACTTTTATATTGTAAAAAAGATTTATTGATTTTGGATCTTTCTATCCCTAAAAATGTAGCTGAAGATGTAGAGGAATTAGATAATGTAAAACTGGTTCATTTAGATCATCTTTCTCAAATTACCGACGAAACGCTACAACGTCGTAAAAAGTTTATTCCTGAAGCTGAAATAATAATTGCAGAAGTTCAGGCTGAATTTTGTAAATGGCTAGAAACCAGAAAATTTGCCCCTACAATTAAAGCGCTAAAGAAAAAGCTAAGAATGATGAAAGATGCAGAGCTTGACTTTCAGCGAAAAAAGATAGAAGATTTTAATGATGAACAGGCAGAAATAGTGAGCAACAGGATTATCCAAAAGATCATGAAGCAATTTGCCAATCATCTTAAAGAAGACTCAAACACTACCGATGAGAGCCTTGAGCTTATCCAAAAAGTCTTTCAGTTAGAAGAACAAGCACGATGA
- a CDS encoding ZIP family metal transporter has protein sequence MTIIVVLVVSFALILGAVWGIYGNLSDKLEGFLVALAGGALIVSAVIELIDPATKEASLTLALVSVFVGASVFVLLDYLVKKKWGAKGGGGLLAAITLDGIPENLALGVALIGAGPMEVAALAGSIFLSNLPEAAGGAKGMVENGRSTKNVLILWTGTAFILALAAVLGNYFLAEVSNDILSYIRCFAGGAVVASLATEVFPKAFKKDDYFAGIATALGLILAFLLNSLKK, from the coding sequence ATGACAATAATCGTAGTTTTAGTAGTATCCTTTGCTTTAATACTTGGCGCAGTTTGGGGTATTTATGGTAATTTATCTGATAAGCTAGAAGGTTTTCTAGTGGCTTTGGCAGGTGGAGCATTAATTGTTTCAGCAGTCATAGAGCTTATCGATCCAGCAACCAAAGAAGCTTCTTTAACTTTGGCATTGGTATCTGTTTTTGTTGGCGCATCTGTATTCGTATTGTTGGATTATTTGGTTAAGAAAAAATGGGGAGCTAAGGGTGGTGGAGGTCTGCTTGCTGCAATTACTTTAGATGGTATCCCAGAGAATCTAGCTCTAGGTGTGGCACTTATTGGTGCGGGTCCCATGGAGGTTGCCGCCCTCGCAGGATCAATTTTTCTATCTAATTTGCCAGAAGCTGCTGGCGGTGCCAAAGGAATGGTAGAAAATGGAAGGTCTACAAAAAATGTTCTAATCTTATGGACGGGAACTGCTTTTATTTTGGCACTTGCAGCCGTGCTAGGAAATTATTTTTTGGCAGAGGTATCAAATGATATTCTTTCGTATATAAGATGCTTTGCAGGAGGCGCTGTTGTGGCAAGTTTAGCTACAGAAGTTTTTCCCAAAGCTTTTAAGAAAGACGATTATTTTGCTGGGATTGCAACAGCCTTAGGGTTAATTCTTGCATTTTTATTAAATAGCCTTAAGAAATAA
- a CDS encoding CopD family protein, producing MEYYNYIKSLHLIFVITWFAGLFYIPRLFIYQIEAFDKPEPDKTILGNQLKLMAKRLWFIITWPSAVLATLFAVILLIMQPVWLQQGWMHVKLGFVILLIAYHLKTHHIFKQLQVDKVKYTSSQMRLWNEGATVILFSVIFLVIVRSALNWIYGVIGIFALGILLMLGIKLYKKIRSKNPNA from the coding sequence TTGGAATATTATAATTATATAAAATCGCTTCATCTTATTTTTGTGATCACCTGGTTTGCAGGGCTTTTTTATATTCCTCGTTTATTTATTTATCAAATCGAAGCCTTCGATAAACCTGAACCAGATAAGACTATTTTAGGAAACCAGCTAAAGTTAATGGCCAAGCGTTTATGGTTTATTATTACCTGGCCATCTGCGGTTTTGGCAACTTTATTTGCTGTTATTTTATTGATTATGCAGCCGGTTTGGTTACAGCAAGGTTGGATGCATGTAAAACTTGGTTTCGTGATTTTACTTATAGCTTATCATTTAAAAACACATCATATTTTTAAACAACTTCAGGTAGATAAAGTAAAATACACTTCTTCGCAAATGCGCCTTTGGAATGAAGGTGCTACCGTTATCCTTTTTTCAGTAATATTTTTAGTGATCGTTCGTAGTGCGCTTAATTGGATTTATGGCGTGATCGGAATTTTTGCACTTGGAATTCTTTTAATGCTGGGAATTAAATTATATAAAAAAATAAGATCTAAAAATCCCAATGCTTAA
- the hemE gene encoding uroporphyrinogen decarboxylase yields MIKNDLFLKALKGESVERPPVWMMRQAGRYLPDFMKLKEKYDFFTRCRTPELATEITVMPIEQVGTDAAILFSDILVVPQAMNIEVEMKPGLGPWLPHPIRSAKDVEQVIVPNIEETLGYVMDAIKLTKQQLNNEVPLIGFAGSPWTIMCYAVQGQGSKNFDKAKKFCFTNPVAAHQLLQKITDTTIAYLKAKVKAGVDAVQVFDSWGGMLSPVDYQEFSWKYIQQIIDALKDEIPVIAFGKGCWFALQEMANSGAAALGVDWTCSAQNARYLSGGKITLQGNFDPSRLYSPPKEIKKMVHQMIDEFGKDRYIANLGHGILPDIPVDNAKAFVDAVKEYRAK; encoded by the coding sequence ATGATTAAAAACGATCTTTTCTTAAAAGCTTTAAAAGGAGAATCTGTAGAGCGACCACCTGTTTGGATGATGCGCCAGGCAGGCCGCTATCTTCCTGATTTTATGAAGCTAAAAGAAAAATACGATTTCTTTACGCGCTGCCGAACTCCAGAGTTGGCTACAGAAATTACCGTAATGCCCATCGAACAGGTAGGAACCGATGCTGCCATTTTATTTAGTGATATTTTGGTGGTACCGCAGGCCATGAATATTGAGGTAGAGATGAAACCCGGTCTTGGCCCTTGGTTACCACATCCTATTCGTAGCGCAAAAGATGTAGAGCAGGTTATTGTTCCCAATATCGAAGAAACGCTTGGTTACGTTATGGATGCCATTAAACTAACCAAACAACAATTAAATAATGAAGTTCCGCTAATTGGTTTTGCCGGTTCTCCATGGACGATCATGTGCTATGCGGTGCAGGGACAAGGTTCCAAAAACTTTGATAAAGCCAAGAAATTTTGTTTTACGAATCCAGTAGCAGCGCACCAATTATTACAAAAAATTACAGATACAACCATTGCTTATTTAAAAGCAAAGGTAAAAGCTGGCGTAGATGCTGTTCAGGTTTTTGATTCTTGGGGCGGTATGTTGAGTCCTGTAGATTACCAGGAATTTTCCTGGAAGTATATTCAGCAAATTATAGATGCTTTAAAAGATGAAATTCCTGTAATCGCTTTTGGTAAAGGTTGTTGGTTTGCTTTGCAGGAAATGGCAAACTCTGGTGCTGCCGCTTTAGGCGTAGATTGGACCTGTAGTGCACAAAATGCACGCTATTTAAGTGGTGGAAAAATCACATTGCAGGGTAATTTTGATCCTTCAAGATTATACTCTCCACCTAAAGAAATTAAAAAAATGGTACACCAAATGATTGATGAGTTTGGTAAAGATCGTTATATCGCAAATCTTGGCCATGGTATTCTACCAGATATTCCCGTAGATAATGCCAAAGCTTTTGTAGATGCGGTTAAAGAATATCGCGCTAAATAA
- the hemF gene encoding oxygen-dependent coproporphyrinogen oxidase → MKDQFYQYIQELQDTITSKLEEIDGVAKFKEDLWKRDEGGGGRTRVIENGAIFEKGGVNISAVHGPLNPAMQEYFGVGDVNFFACGLSLVIHPKSPMIPTVHANWRYFEMYDKDGTTLDQWFGGGQDLTPYYLFEEDAIHFHQVSKNACDKHDPKFYPEYKKRCDLYFWNAHRNEARGIGGLFFDYLKDSEQHSITDWYHFVTEVGNSFLEAYVPIVEKRKDLEYDQIHRNWQEIRRGRYVEFNLVHDKGTLFGLKTNGRIESILMSLPPHVQWVYDHHPKAGSEEDKLLEVLKKPKEWV, encoded by the coding sequence ATGAAAGACCAATTTTATCAATATATACAGGAACTTCAGGATACGATCACCTCGAAACTAGAGGAAATCGACGGAGTAGCAAAATTTAAAGAAGACCTCTGGAAACGTGACGAAGGAGGCGGTGGCCGTACTAGAGTGATCGAGAATGGAGCAATTTTCGAAAAAGGCGGCGTTAATATTTCAGCGGTGCACGGGCCGCTAAATCCTGCAATGCAAGAATACTTTGGCGTTGGCGATGTTAATTTTTTCGCATGCGGCTTAAGTTTAGTTATTCATCCAAAAAGCCCAATGATTCCTACAGTACACGCCAATTGGCGCTATTTTGAAATGTACGATAAAGATGGAACAACGCTAGATCAATGGTTTGGTGGCGGGCAGGATCTTACACCTTATTATCTTTTTGAAGAAGATGCGATTCATTTTCATCAGGTTTCTAAAAATGCCTGCGACAAACATGATCCAAAATTTTATCCTGAATATAAAAAAAGATGTGATCTCTACTTTTGGAATGCTCATCGTAATGAAGCGCGTGGCATTGGCGGATTGTTTTTCGATTATTTAAAAGATTCTGAACAACATAGCATTACCGATTGGTACCATTTTGTGACTGAAGTTGGCAATAGCTTTCTGGAAGCTTACGTACCAATTGTTGAGAAAAGAAAAGATCTGGAATACGACCAAATTCACCGGAACTGGCAAGAAATTCGTCGCGGTCGCTATGTAGAATTTAATCTTGTTCATGATAAAGGAACGCTGTTCGGATTAAAAACCAACGGCCGGATTGAGAGTATTTTAATGAGTTTACCTCCGCATGTACAATGGGTTTACGATCACCATCCGAAAGCAGGATCCGAAGAAGATAAACTTTTAGAGGTTTTGAAGAAACCTAAAGAGTGGGTATAA
- a CDS encoding MATE family efflux transporter: MAKISSEALGNESIGKLLIKQAAPASIGILVMSLNILVDTIFVGNWIGSTAIAAINVVLPISFFIAALGMSIGIGGSSIISRALGANNDKKALKTFGNQITLTLLLCLSLVVLGLVFINELIPAFGGKGDIFEPAKIYYRVVLYGVPILALNMMGNNVIRAEGKPTFAMISMIIPSVGNILGDYLLINVMDLGMYGAAWATTGSYFVCFLYVLWFFMFSGKSELKIDFSHFRLDVPIIKEIGSLGFVTLARQAVVSIIYLLMNNILFDLAGEDGVAVYAIIGRMLMFALFPVLGITQGFLPIAGYNYGAEKYQRVRKTINKAIMYACLMGVVIFGLIMGFSREIAMVFTQNEGIIERTPSAMRWVFAATPIVALQLIGAAYFQAIGKAVPALLLTLSRQGFFFIPLVLILPKFYGELGVWISFPIADLLSTIVTGYFLNREIKKNLSLTE; the protein is encoded by the coding sequence ATGGCAAAAATAAGCTCAGAAGCGCTTGGGAATGAGTCTATAGGCAAACTTTTAATTAAGCAGGCAGCACCGGCATCTATTGGGATTCTGGTGATGTCTCTAAATATTTTAGTAGATACCATCTTTGTAGGAAACTGGATTGGTTCTACTGCAATCGCCGCGATCAACGTGGTGCTGCCTATTTCATTTTTTATAGCCGCTTTGGGGATGAGTATTGGGATAGGAGGTAGCTCTATAATTTCTCGTGCACTTGGTGCTAATAACGATAAAAAAGCTTTAAAAACTTTTGGGAATCAGATCACACTTACACTGCTGCTTTGTTTGAGTTTGGTGGTTTTAGGCCTAGTTTTTATTAATGAACTTATTCCGGCTTTTGGCGGTAAAGGCGATATTTTCGAACCGGCTAAAATCTATTATCGCGTCGTGTTATACGGGGTGCCCATCCTCGCACTAAACATGATGGGAAATAATGTAATTAGAGCTGAAGGAAAACCAACTTTTGCAATGATTTCCATGATTATTCCTTCCGTCGGAAATATTTTAGGAGATTACTTGCTTATCAACGTGATGGATTTGGGAATGTATGGTGCAGCATGGGCAACAACAGGATCATATTTTGTTTGCTTTTTATACGTACTTTGGTTTTTTATGTTCTCTGGAAAATCGGAATTAAAGATTGATTTTAGTCATTTTAGGCTTGATGTCCCCATTATTAAAGAAATCGGATCTTTAGGTTTTGTCACTTTAGCGCGACAAGCGGTAGTGAGTATTATTTATTTATTGATGAATAATATCCTTTTTGATCTTGCTGGTGAAGATGGTGTCGCAGTTTATGCAATTATTGGCCGAATGCTAATGTTTGCGCTATTTCCTGTACTGGGAATTACACAAGGCTTTCTACCAATTGCCGGTTATAATTATGGAGCTGAAAAATATCAACGGGTAAGAAAGACGATCAACAAAGCAATAATGTATGCGTGCTTAATGGGCGTAGTGATTTTTGGGCTTATCATGGGATTTTCGAGAGAAATAGCTATGGTTTTTACTCAAAATGAAGGTATTATAGAAAGAACACCCTCGGCGATGCGATGGGTATTTGCAGCAACCCCAATTGTTGCGCTACAATTAATTGGCGCTGCATACTTTCAGGCGATAGGTAAAGCTGTTCCGGCGCTATTGCTTACCTTGTCCAGACAGGGATTTTTCTTTATTCCGTTGGTCCTGATATTACCAAAATTTTATGGAGAATTAGGGGTTTGGATTAGTTTCCCGATAGCCGATTTACTTTCCACTATAGTAACAGGATATTTTCTAAATCGTGAAATAAAAAAGAACTTGAGTCTCACTGAGTAA